From the Budorcas taxicolor isolate Tak-1 chromosome 1, Takin1.1, whole genome shotgun sequence genome, one window contains:
- the ATP5PF gene encoding ATP synthase-coupling factor 6, mitochondrial codes for MILQRLFRLSSVVQSAISVSLRRNIGVTAVAFNKELDPVQKLFVDKIREYRTKRQTSGGPVDAGPEYQQDLDRELFKLKQMYGKADMNTFPNFTFEDPKFEVVEKPQS; via the exons ATGATTCTTCAGAGACTCTTCAGGTTGTCCTCTGTTGTTCAGTCTGCAATCTCAGTCTCTTTGAGGAGGAACATTGGTGTTACAGCAGTGGCATTTAATAAGGAGCTTGATCCTGTGCAGAAACTCTTCGTGGACAAGATTAGAGAATATAGAACTAAGCGACA GACATCTGGAGGACCTGTTGATGCTGGCCCAGAGTATCAGCAGGACCTAGACCGGGAGCTTTTTAAGCTTAAGCAAATGTATGGTAAAGCAGACATGAATACGTTCCCTAACTTCACATTTGAAG aCCCCAAGTTTGAAGTTGTCGAGAAACCACAGTCCTGA